TTCTAGAAGCTCCTTTAAATATCGGTGATATTTAGGTAGTCTTCTAATTACTGCCATTGAAATATTGGCAATACTTTTATTATTCATTCGTATCAACTCCTGTTTCAATTAATATTTTCTTCATTCTATATCTAAGCTTAATTTCATTCTTTATAAATATAGTATATATTACTCTGTTACAAAATAAACAAATAGTTCCTTATTTTCCTTTACCCCATTCATATATCTTCAAAACCTACGGGCTTCATTCAAATATATTTCGTATATCAAACATCTAATTTAGAAATTATATCAATATTTTTTTCATGTGTCAATCTATGTTGTCTTTATTTTGTCATTCATTCCCTTTATATAAATCGTTTTTTCTGTTAGAATAGACAGTATAATTTTCATAAGCATCTTTGCTTATTGTTGTGTAGTTTAGGAGGGAAATCCATGATTATTTTATCGTGTAATAATATATGTAAATCATTTGGTATTGATACGATTCTGGAGGGGATCAGCTTCAGTATCAATAAGGGAGAAAAAGTGGGACTTGTAGGCGTCAATGGTGCTGGAAAATCTACCTTATTTAAGATCTTAACCAACCAGCTGTCTTATGATACAGGCGAATTATTTATTTCAAAATCTACCACCATTGGATACTTAGAGCAGAATACGCTGCTCAATGAACATGCTACTGTAATGGAAGAGTGTTTAACCATCTTTTCAGAGCTGATCCATATGGAGCAGAGTCTAAGAGATCTGGAAATCCACATTGCTAATTTGAGTAGTGGTGAAAAAGAATCCAAAGACCTTGAAGATGCCATGCATCGTTATTCTGTTCTATTAGAGACCTTTAACGAAAAAAACGGCTATGGCTTTAGAAGCGAGATTAAAGGAATCTTAAGAGGTCTTGGATTTGTAGAACAAGAATTCAATCAGCCCATCTATCAGCTAAGCGGCGGGCAAAAAACGAGAGTGGCTTTATCAAAGCTTCTTCTAACCCACCCAGACCTACTGCTCTTAGATGAGCCAACGAACCACTTGGACATTGAAGCTGTAGAATGGCTGGAAGGCTTTCTAAGGGATTATGACGGCACCATCTTGATGATCTCTCACGACCGCTACTTTCTGGACCAGATGGTCAATCGGGTATTTGAGATAGAAAATAATGTTCTGACCAGCTACAACGGGAATTTTTCAACCTTTATGGAAAAGAAGCGCGTAATCATAGAAATGCAAATTAAGGAGTATATGGAGCAGCAAAAGGAAATCGATCGACAGAAGGATATTATCAGAAGACTGAGGCAGCATGGAACAGAGAAGCTGATGAACAGAGCAAAGAGCCGTGAAAAGCAGTTCGATAAAATCGAGATCAAAGAGGCTCCCCAAACTCATCGAAGTAAAGCCTTCATCCGCTTTGAAGCTTCTGTTAAAAGCGGAAATGATGTGCTTTCTGTAGAAAACCTAGGGAAAAGCTTTGATAACAGCAAATTATTCGAAAATGTTTCCTTCAATATCTATAAAGGAGAAAAGGTAGGACTCATCGGACCCAACGGGATCGGAAAATCCACACTCTTTAAAATCATATTAAAGGAGCTTACTGCCAGCAGCGGCGACATTAAGCTGGGTCACAATGTATTTCCAGGGTATTACGACCAGGAACAAAAGAACTTGGACTACAGTAAAACGGCTTTAGACGAGATTTGGGATGACCATATCCACTTAAATCAAACGGAGGTCCGTAGTCTTCTAGGCTCCTTCCTCTTTAAAGGCGATGATGTTTTCAAAGGAATTCAATCTTTAAGTGGTGGAGAAAAAGGAAGACTTTCTCTCTTAAAGCTCATCCTTTCGAAATCCAATTTCCTTTTGTTGGACGAGCCCACCAACCATTTAGATAT
Above is a genomic segment from Alkaliphilus oremlandii OhILAs containing:
- a CDS encoding ABC-F family ATP-binding cassette domain-containing protein; amino-acid sequence: MIILSCNNICKSFGIDTILEGISFSINKGEKVGLVGVNGAGKSTLFKILTNQLSYDTGELFISKSTTIGYLEQNTLLNEHATVMEECLTIFSELIHMEQSLRDLEIHIANLSSGEKESKDLEDAMHRYSVLLETFNEKNGYGFRSEIKGILRGLGFVEQEFNQPIYQLSGGQKTRVALSKLLLTHPDLLLLDEPTNHLDIEAVEWLEGFLRDYDGTILMISHDRYFLDQMVNRVFEIENNVLTSYNGNFSTFMEKKRVIIEMQIKEYMEQQKEIDRQKDIIRRLRQHGTEKLMNRAKSREKQFDKIEIKEAPQTHRSKAFIRFEASVKSGNDVLSVENLGKSFDNSKLFENVSFNIYKGEKVGLIGPNGIGKSTLFKIILKELTASSGDIKLGHNVFPGYYDQEQKNLDYSKTALDEIWDDHIHLNQTEVRSLLGSFLFKGDDVFKGIQSLSGGEKGRLSLLKLILSKSNFLLLDEPTNHLDIDSKEVLEEALINYDGTVFVISHDRYFLNRVATKIIELNPHGNSTYLGNYDYYVQKKKEKLSFNEPEEKEEKTKTQLKEEKRKEREARESLRAISKKQNQLEAHILAVEEKISQLEELMCQEEIYSNEQKIKEVHGQSEQLKKELSQLYEEWETLIEQ